The following coding sequences are from one Salvia hispanica cultivar TCC Black 2014 chromosome 3, UniMelb_Shisp_WGS_1.0, whole genome shotgun sequence window:
- the LOC125209092 gene encoding phytochrome A-associated F-box protein-like — protein sequence MCESAFSSLSDDVILNIFYKLADDPRVWARIACVSTKFSALIRTVCCRTKCAQSIPAVVSDLHPEAAPPSAWSSLYKLSVCCPGLLHSGVLLENSDFGLEREIGPDQIYQEHRLSRAAETAGEEVASSSSRDRQPVVSVPDGVWSLYDDLLFDTLYSDSTALAAEATPEMTEIQPELAETEDRNPDAAPCKKRKISRSHRSHLASGIWNLSREQGNKLLASRFKGDSLYICDWPGCVHVEEKRNYMLFRGIFKNFKQSRVWRTINDGCRSRIDLNCAFCASKQTWDLHSSFCLRRYFGFHDDGEPVVRAYVCENGHVSGAWTDWPLYT from the coding sequence ATGTGTGAAAGCGCTTTCTCGAGCCTCTCCGACGACGTCATCCTCAACATATTCTACAAGCTCGCCGACGATCCTAGGGTTTGGGCTCGGATCGCCTGCGTCTCCACCAAATTCTCCGCCCTAATCCGGACCGTCTGCTGCAGAACCAAATGCGCGCAATCGATCCCCGCCGTCGTCTCCGATCTCCACCCGGAGGCGGCGCCGCCGAGCGCCTGGTCCTCTCTCTACAAGCTCTCCGTCTGCTGCCCCGGCCTCCTCCACTCCGGCGTCCTCCTCGAGAACTCCGATTTCGGCCTCGAGCGCGAGATCGGACCCGATCAGATTTATCAGGAGCACCGATTGTCACGAGCGGCGGAAACCGCCGGAGAAGAAGTTGCTTCTTCCAGCAGCCGCGATCGGCAACCGGTGGTCTCCGTTCCTGATGGCGTGTGGTCGCTTTACGATGATTTGCTGTTTGATACTCTGTACAGCGACTCCACTGCGCTGGCGGCTGAGGCGACGCCGGAAATGACCGAAATCCAGCCTGAGTTGGCGGAGACGGAGGATCGGAATCCCGACGCCGCTCCTTGTAAGAAGAGGAAGATTTCTAGGTCACACAGGTCGCATTTGGCGTCGGGGATTTGGAATCTGAGCCGTGAGCAGGGGAATAAGCTGCTCGCCAGCAGATTCAAGGGGGATAGTCTGTACATTTGCGATTGGCCGGGGTGTGTTCATGTTGAGGAGAAGAGGAATTACATGTTATTTAGGGGGATTTTTAAGAATTTCAAGCAATCGAGGGTTTGGAGAACGATCAACGATGGGTGTAGGAGCAGGATTGATTTGAATTGTGCGTTTTGCGCGTCGAAACAGACATGGGATTTGCATTCATCGTTTTGTTTGAGGAGATATTTTGGCTTCCATGACGACGGGGAGCCAGTCGTTAGAGCCTATGTTTGCGAAAATGGGCATGTTTCCGGAGCGTGGACTGATTGGCCTTTGTACACTTGA